ACGTGGACGTCGGCCGACGCGGTGAAGTAGACGCGCGGCTTGAAGGGCTGGCCGGTGGCCTTGTTCACGACGGAGCCTTTGATCTTCCCGAGCTCCGAGTTGTAGTCCTTCACCGCCGCGTTGTACTCCTCGCGCGCGCGGAGGATGCGGTTCTCGGAGCCCTCGATCTGCTTCGCGAGGTCGCGGTACTGATCGCTCGCCTTGAGCTGCGGGTAGTTCTCGTTCGCGACGAGGAGGCGGGAGAGCGATCCGCCCAGCGTGTTCTGCGCGTCCTGGAACGCCTTCACCTTCGCCGGATCGGTGAGGTCGTCGGCGCTGAGCTTCACCTGCGTCGCGGCGGCGCGCGCCTCGGTCACCTGCTGGAGCGTCGACTTCTCGTAGTCGGCCGCTCCCTTCACGACCGCGACGAGGTTCGGGATGAGATCGGCGCGGCGCTGGAGCGTGGCCTCGTAGTCGGCCCACTTCATCTGCGCGGTCTGATCTTTCTCGACGAGCTCGTCGTACTTCTGGCACGACGGGAGGAAGAAGAGGACGCCTGCGAGGAACAGCAGGAAGGTGAGCGCGCGGCGGGTCATGGCGGGGACCGTAAGGCCGATGCGGTATCCTTGCAATGTGCTGCTCAATCTCGACGGCGGCGAGCACGACGATGAGCCGGCAGAGCTCTATGCGCTCGCGGACATCGTGCACGTCGCATGCGGCGGCCACGCCGGCGACGCCGCGTCGATCCGCCGCGTGACGGAGCTCTGCCGAGCGAGCGGCACGCGCGTCGGCGCTCATCCGTCGTACGTCGATCGCGAAGGCTTCGGCCGCCGCGCGCTCGAGGTCGAACCGGAGCTGCTCGCGCGGCAGATCGAGGAGCAGTGCAGAGCGGTGCACGACGCGACGTCCGTGAAGCCGCACGGCGCGCTCTACCACGCCGCACACGCGGACGCGGCCGTCGCGGACGCCGTCGTGAAAGGCATCGCGCGCGCGCTCGGCCCCGTCGCGATCGTCGGCCTCGGCGGCGGCGAGCTCGAACGCGCGGCGCGCGCGGCGGGTCATCCGTACCTCCGCGAGGCGTTCGCGGACCGCGGCGTGCGCGCGGACGGCAGCATGATCCCGCGCGGCGAGCCGGGCGCGTTGATCGTGGAGCCCGCGCTCGCGGCCGAGCGCGCCCGGGCGATCGTGGCGGCGGGTGGGATCGAGACGCTGTGCTGCCACGCCGACACGCCGTCGTCGCTCGCGATCGTCCGCGCGGTGCGCGCGGCGCTCGGGTAGGCTAGGGCGATGCGCGGCGTGCTGGCGCCGTTCGGTGATCGTGCGGTGCGCTTCGCCGTCCCCGCGAGCATCGGCGCGCGGCGCGTGCTCTTCGAGCGGCTGCGCGCGCTGCCGGGAGCCGAGGACGTCGTGCTCTGCGAGGAGGTGGGGCTCGTGCGCGGCGACGTCGACCCCGCCGCTATCGCGCGTGCGCTCGGCGAGCCGATCGACGAAGGCGCCGCCGCGCCCTCCGCGCGGCACGTCGTGCGTGTCGTCTACGACGGAGAAGATCTCGCCGCCGTCGCGGCCGCGATCGGGGTCGACGCGAGCGACGTCGTCGCGCGCCATCGCGAGCCGGAGTACCGCGTCTCGATGCTCGGCTTCCTCCCCGGCTTCGCGTACCTCCGCGGTCTGCCGCCGGAGCTCCGCCTGTCGCGCCGCGCGCCGCGACCGCGCGTGCCGGCGCGGAGCCTCGCGATCGCTGCAGACTACACGGGTATCTACCCCGTCGCGTCGGCCGGCGGTTGGCACCTCCTCGGGCGCGCGCTCGACGCGCCGCGCTTCGCGCTCGGCGACGCGGTGTCGTTCGTCCCCGCGCGCGGGGCGCCGCCCGAGCCGACGACGCTCGCGTCGACGGCGGTCCCGAATGGCCCGCACCTCGTCGTCACGCGCGTCGCCGGCCTCGCGCTCTTCGTCGACGCCGGACGCCCCGGCCGCATGCACGAGGGGATGCCGCCGGGCGGCCCGCTCGTCCGCGGCGCGTTCGCGCGCGCCAACGCGCTCGCGGGCAACACGGCGGCGGCGTGCGCGATCGAGCTCACCGGCATGCTCGAGGTCGAGGCCCGCGGCGCCACGCTCGACGTCGCCGACGACACGCACGCGACGACGCTCCGCCACGGCGACCGCTTCACGCTCGCGAGCGGCGATCGCCGCGCGCGCTACCTCGCGCTCGCAGGCGGCATCGACGCGCCGATCGCCGACGGCAGCCGCTGCGCGCTCCTCGCGGCCGGCATCGGCCGCCCGCTCCGCCGCGGCGACGTGCTCATGCCCGGCGGCGACCATGGCGACCATGGCATGAGCGCGACGCCGCGCGACGACGACGGCGGCGACCTCGCGCTCCTGCCCGGCCCCGACGCGACGCCCGCGCTCCTCGATCGCTTGTGCACGACCGAATTCACGATCTCCTCGACCTCCGATCGCTCCGGCACGCGCCTCACCGGCGGCGAGGGTCTCCACACCGACGCCGGCACCCGCCCCTCGACCCCGATGCTCGAAGGCGCAATCGAGCTGACCCCTTCCGGCCTCGTCGTCCTCGGCCCCGACCACCCCACCACCGGCGGCTACCCCGTAGTCGCGCTCCTCCGCGCCCACTCCCGCGACAGATTCTTCACGCGCCCTCTCGGCGCTCCGGTTCGATTCACGCTCGCGTGACCACCGCCGAGGTACCTGTCGCGAACGGCGCGGGGCCACGCCGCCGACGAGAACGCCTCGACCGCATCGAACACCGGCTCGAGCGTCCACGCGCGGAAGCTCGACGTGTCGCTAAGACACCGCTCGTAGTGGCGGCAACCCTCGCTAGCGCCTCGAACGTCGGACGGTGCGACATCGACGCTCAGGTGAGCGTCGTCGCGGATGTGGTCCTCGATGACTCGATGCAGCGGGGGCGCTACGTTCGAGACCGTGGTGCTCGTTCTTCTCGGCGCATCGATGCTCCTCATCGCGAGCGCGTGTGGGGTCGCGCTCGTCGTGCGCGAGGGCAAACGACGCCAACTCGCGGCGATCGGAACGTGGACGACGGGGCGCGTCGAGATGATCGATCTGGACTCGGACTCGGGGCTGATCATCCTCGCTTTCGAAGACGCTACGGGGCGTACGCGA
The DNA window shown above is from Labilithrix sp. and carries:
- a CDS encoding LamB/YcsF family protein → MLLNLDGGEHDDEPAELYALADIVHVACGGHAGDAASIRRVTELCRASGTRVGAHPSYVDREGFGRRALEVEPELLARQIEEQCRAVHDATSVKPHGALYHAAHADAAVADAVVKGIARALGPVAIVGLGGGELERAARAAGHPYLREAFADRGVRADGSMIPRGEPGALIVEPALAAERARAIVAAGGIETLCCHADTPSSLAIVRAVRAALG
- a CDS encoding carboxyltransferase domain-containing protein; translation: MRGVLAPFGDRAVRFAVPASIGARRVLFERLRALPGAEDVVLCEEVGLVRGDVDPAAIARALGEPIDEGAAAPSARHVVRVVYDGEDLAAVAAAIGVDASDVVARHREPEYRVSMLGFLPGFAYLRGLPPELRLSRRAPRPRVPARSLAIAADYTGIYPVASAGGWHLLGRALDAPRFALGDAVSFVPARGAPPEPTTLASTAVPNGPHLVVTRVAGLALFVDAGRPGRMHEGMPPGGPLVRGAFARANALAGNTAAACAIELTGMLEVEARGATLDVADDTHATTLRHGDRFTLASGDRRARYLALAGGIDAPIADGSRCALLAAGIGRPLRRGDVLMPGGDHGDHGMSATPRDDDGGDLALLPGPDATPALLDRLCTTEFTISSTSDRSGTRLTGGEGLHTDAGTRPSTPMLEGAIELTPSGLVVLGPDHPTTGGYPVVALLRAHSRDRFFTRPLGAPVRFTLA
- a CDS encoding DUF3592 domain-containing protein, which gives rise to MVLVLLGASMLLIASACGVALVVREGKRRQLAAIGTWTTGRVEMIDLDSDSGLIILAFEDATGRTRKVFASGTSSFHPRVGEPARVLYDPRDPSRAEIEVAVRTTRVALVVMTCAFGILGVGLLVSGLAR
- a CDS encoding LemA family protein, producing MTRRALTFLLFLAGVLFFLPSCQKYDELVEKDQTAQMKWADYEATLQRRADLIPNLVAVVKGAADYEKSTLQQVTEARAAATQVKLSADDLTDPAKVKAFQDAQNTLGGSLSRLLVANENYPQLKASDQYRDLAKQIEGSENRILRAREEYNAAVKDYNSELGKIKGSVVNKATGQPFKPRVYFTASADVHVAPKVSF